Proteins encoded in a region of the Veillonella parvula genome:
- a CDS encoding AI-2E family transporter, translating to MKEFKYYKQLIGAIILAGIMIMMALRISDIASGLDAIFTAFVPLIVGACIAFVLDILVVRYERWLWPKCDSGWKYKIRRPLSLLLSFVTISVIVYFIARMALPQLIHSMSIIVAASPQLYTDFQTWMQHITETIPMASNQTIIDALSGENIAKYTREWGTKGGTYIVNAMGTVLSWTLNIGLGLIFAVYMLLDKERLMLQGKRILKAYASDEWVNRVSYVTRVAVQTFSNFFVGQFIDALVLGVMVGITLWLFNIEYATTIACVIGLTGLIPLLGIYVGGIIGAVMLLTVSPMDALIYVIILEILHQIESNFIYPKIVGNSVGLPGLWVFAAVIVGGSLMGVTGMLIGVPLVATCYKLIMTDVDGRLASNEGL from the coding sequence ATGAAAGAATTCAAATATTACAAACAGCTCATAGGAGCTATTATACTAGCGGGCATTATGATTATGATGGCACTACGTATAAGTGATATTGCTAGTGGTCTTGACGCTATCTTTACGGCTTTTGTTCCGCTCATTGTGGGTGCTTGTATTGCTTTCGTATTGGATATTCTAGTCGTTCGTTATGAACGATGGCTATGGCCTAAGTGTGACTCTGGATGGAAGTATAAAATACGTCGCCCGTTGAGTCTTTTGCTATCCTTTGTAACAATTAGTGTTATTGTGTATTTTATTGCTCGGATGGCTTTACCTCAATTGATTCATTCTATGTCGATTATTGTAGCTGCATCACCGCAATTGTATACGGATTTCCAAACATGGATGCAACATATTACAGAAACCATTCCAATGGCGTCGAATCAAACGATTATAGATGCCCTAAGTGGAGAGAATATTGCTAAATATACTCGTGAATGGGGGACAAAAGGTGGCACATATATTGTAAATGCAATGGGCACCGTATTGTCTTGGACTTTGAACATAGGTCTTGGCTTAATTTTTGCTGTTTATATGTTGCTTGATAAGGAACGCCTTATGTTACAAGGTAAACGTATATTAAAGGCTTATGCATCAGATGAGTGGGTAAATCGAGTTAGTTATGTAACTCGTGTAGCAGTTCAAACATTCAGTAATTTTTTTGTAGGTCAGTTTATAGATGCCTTGGTTCTAGGCGTGATGGTAGGTATTACTTTATGGCTATTTAATATTGAATATGCTACAACGATTGCTTGTGTAATTGGTCTAACTGGTTTGATTCCACTATTAGGTATTTATGTTGGTGGTATCATTGGAGCCGTTATGCTACTTACTGTTAGCCCTATGGATGCTCTTATCTATGTAATTATTCTGGAGATACTACATCAAATTGAAAGTAACTTTATTTATCCTAAAATTGTAGGTAACTCTGTTGGATTACCAGGTTTGTGGGTATTTGCTGCTGTTATCGTAGGCGGTAGTTTGATGGGGGTTACTGGTATGTTGATCGGTGTACCTTTAGTGGCTACATGCTATAAATTGATTATGACTGATGTAGATGGACGACTTGCATCTAATGAAGGTTTATAG
- a CDS encoding PepSY domain-containing protein has product MNKKLISMALTGVLAVGMLSVATPSVADARKTKPETSTDISVKRAPGESIVMTMSQIGTIFQNRYPNAALHSVELNSNDLNYGYKVVGYSKYHQYKMKIDVITGNASDMEEGGKPKKVIGEIFNKDKVIESTQAERVAKQQLGNDAVMKGWKIEAHNGKVLYYVTMHQDGKKVVVTVDAETGAYVEQSKSYKLPPEPDQGFDGRKTNLVWGSDIDMGR; this is encoded by the coding sequence ATGAATAAAAAGTTGATTTCTATGGCATTAACGGGGGTATTAGCAGTGGGCATGTTATCCGTTGCTACACCAAGTGTGGCAGATGCACGCAAAACAAAGCCTGAAACAAGTACGGATATTTCTGTAAAACGTGCACCTGGCGAGTCCATAGTTATGACTATGAGCCAAATTGGAACTATTTTCCAAAATCGCTATCCTAATGCGGCGCTTCATTCTGTAGAGCTCAACTCTAATGACTTGAACTATGGTTATAAAGTAGTTGGTTATAGTAAGTATCATCAGTACAAGATGAAAATTGATGTAATCACTGGTAATGCTTCTGATATGGAAGAGGGGGGCAAACCTAAGAAAGTTATTGGTGAGATTTTTAATAAAGATAAAGTTATTGAATCAACACAAGCAGAACGTGTTGCAAAACAACAACTTGGAAATGATGCTGTTATGAAGGGCTGGAAAATTGAAGCTCATAATGGTAAAGTTTTATACTATGTGACTATGCATCAAGATGGTAAAAAAGTAGTTGTTACAGTAGATGCTGAGACAGGTGCTTATGTAGAACAATCTAAATCCTATAAATTACCACCTGAGCCAGATCAAGGCTTCGATGGTCGTAAAACAAATCTCGTTTGGGGTTCTGATATAGATATGGGCCGCTAA